The following are from one region of the Silene latifolia isolate original U9 population chromosome 9, ASM4854445v1, whole genome shotgun sequence genome:
- the LOC141602250 gene encoding uncharacterized protein LOC141602250, with protein sequence MKGAHTKSEGSVYHQTEWDLTWQQFTRARFGSNVDIPLSAHAFYTFNEVVFGAMPNRLYIGEVSITSTWGATKILVNPDMKEVKVFNNSFPDDDEPVFGAPETAGYHPPILASANIKTLSEIPNLTKGGAYVTMAKIIELDTSGNSWYYYSCKECRSKVKQGKDGLWYCDKEKINNNCTMKGVGVTSPIPRFQVKFIVTYEDPDSVEFIIWDDVMVDLLGKTAQAILDEDEMYSVVPLPDFRPLLDRTFVAKIRVTDLYREQMREIIESEPVLNSQEITPQKGVVETTEASDKSSATKLKEIKMGKQLMDPTDVVECLVRELCVEYGEAFSEVIPSVNRIEQSSDSCVFNASYSHGESSRTQQNTSVPLNNDAWEGYWDCGDAKYECEKCHTLMWFDERKDKRRGTRRPKFSFCCSDGKVELAFLQQSPELIKSLLSGQHRFSNHYRENIRAYNSIISFTSMGGKIDHSINQGKGPFTFRMGGQNCHRIGTLVPTGDARPKFCQLYIYDMEEEVQNRKNAISPGDPLRFNDDLIRLLENMIDSHSTIAKTFRKVRDRLAVNTDSEVSIKLISRRSSDGRTYNLPTVSEVAALIEGDIGPHMEKRDIIVGRSCGGLQRIFELHPLYTPLQYPLLIPSGEDGYSPVVYTIKFQKRGLPHAHIVLFRHREDKFPTAADVDKIISAEIPDPTTDPVLHSVVCEYMVHGPCGKAKPSCPCMVGGKCSKYYPKPCTERTTVDGDGYPIYKRSKKGVTVIKDDVPLGNDFVIPYNSQLLFKYRAHINVEWCNQSRSIKYLFKYINKGSDRVTMQSSYTRRNEEDPGRFDEINRFYDCRYLSACEAAWRIFGFDIHYRTPAVERLQYHLPDEQPIVFHDDDWVDEVVENTSLGVSQFLNWMGCNNSTVEEIVWDETWQLLLDDILHRQRTILNNQDLQLTDEELQNYALIDIENSLQINGSSLRRFEGMSFPDMSATTHHRNSLVMDALSYDRQSLSEEHEIQLSSMTDEQRLVFNEVMEAALNNKGGVFFVYGYGGTGKTFLWRALCACFRSKGDIVVAVASSGIAATLIPGGVTAHSTFGISINVTEDSICSRIKPDSDLAELLIRAKLIIWDEAPMTHKHCFEALDKSLKDVMRVLDVGNAEVPFGRKVVVSGGDFRQTLPVVSKGSRADVVAASLCSSYLWSFCKVLRLTKNMRLQVGSSTDNVEELRKFSEWLLEIGNGIAGNESDAEVDLELPADLLIQDVTNPIKTLVDVTYPDLLAQLWNPEYLQQRAILAPTHEIVESVNEYVLSLIKKDERIYLSSDEVCSDDRGTGDDDIHSIEFLNSIKCAGLPNHQLKLKVDTMVMLLRNIDQSRGLCNGTRLIVTDLGARVIRCTVLTGSHKGDRVHIARLTLTPSDTGRFPTFDERQFSIACLFCNDDKQESRPPLSQSRSIFQDQCLVMASFMSHFPGSPEKKA encoded by the exons ATGAAGGGAGCACATACAAAATCAGAAGGTTCAGTGTATCATCAAACCGAGTGGGACTTGACATGGCAACAATTCACCCGTGCAAGATTTGGTTCGAATGTAGATATTCCACTTTCTGCCCATGCTTTCTACACTTTCAATGAGGTGGTCTTTGGAGCAATGCCGAATAGACTTTATATTG GGGAAGTTAGCATAACATCAACATGGGGTGCAACAAAGATATTGGTTAATCCAGATATGAAAGAGGTGAAAGTGTTCAACAATAG TTTTCCAGATGATGATGAACCCGTCTTTGGGGCTCCAGAAACTGCTGGGTACCATCCTCCAATCCTCGCAAGTGCAAACATCAAAACACTATCAGAGATACCAAATTTAACCAAAGGAGGGGCATATGTCACAATGGCCAAGATTATTGAGTTAGATACATCTGGTAATAGTTGGTACTACTACTCTTGCAAAGAATGCAGATCAAAAGTGAAGCAAGGAAAAGATGGGTTGTGGTATTGTGACAAGGAAAAAATTAACAATAATTGCACAATGAAGGGTGTGGGGGTGACATCACCAATACCAAGGTTTCAAGTTAAGTTTATTGTGACATATGAAGATCCAGATTCGGTTGAGTTCATTATTTGGGATGATGTAATGGTTGATTTGCTTGGGAAAACAGCACAAGCCATCCTTGACGAAGATGAG ATGTATAGTGTCGTCCCTCTCCCAGATTTCAGGCCTCTACTTGACAGGACATTTGTGGCAAAAATAAGAGTGACTGATTTATATAGG GAGCAAATGAGAGAGATAATTGAGTCCGAACCTGTGCTGAATTCCCAAGAGATCACACCACAGAAAGGTGTCGTGGAGACGACTGAAGCATCCGACAAATCATCTGCCACAAAACTGAAGGAAATTAAGATGGGAAAGCAGCTTATGGA TCCGACCGATGTTGTTGAGTGCTTAGTGAGAGAACTATGTGTTGAATATGGTGAAGCTTTCAGTGAAGTGATTCCGTCTGTAAACCGAATTGAACAATCATCCGATAGTTGTGTTTTTAATGCATCTTATTCACATGGAGAATCTTCGAGAACTCAGCAAAATACTTCTGTGCCGTTAAATAATGATG cATGGGAAGGCTATTGGGACTGTGGTGATGCAAAATATGAGTGCGAGAAATGTCACACGTTGATGTGGTTTGATgagagaaaagataaaagacgtgGTACAAGACGTCCTAAGTTCTCATTTTGTTGTTCTGATGGAAAAGTTGAACTCGCATTTCTACAGCAGTCGCCTGAACTTATAAAGTCATTGTTGTCCGGTCAGCATCGATTTAGCAACCATTATAGAGAAAACATTAGAGCTTATAACTCGATAATCTCATTCACTTCTATGGGCGGTAAAATCGATCATTCCATCAATCAAGGTAAAGGACCGTTCACCTTTAGGATGGGAGGTCAAAATTGTCATCGGATAGGGACTTTGGTACCGACCGGAGATGCAAGGCCAAAGTTCTGTCAACTTTACATATATGACATGGAAGAGGAAGTTCAAAATCGAAAAAATGCCATTAG TCCAGGGGATCCATTAAGGTTCAATGACGACTTAATACGATTGTTGGAAAATATGATTGACTCTCACAGTACAATTGCAAAGACATTTAGGAAGGTTAGGGATAGACTGGCTGTAAATACAGACAGTGAAGTGAGTATCAAACTTATTTCAAGGAGATCAAGTGATGGAAGAACTTACAATCTTCCAACAGTTTCAGAGGTAGCGGCTTTAATTGAGGGGGATATTGGTCCACATATGGAGAAGCGAGATATTATTGTGGGAAGGTCGTGCGGTGGTTTACAGCGGATATTTGAGTTGCACCCTTTATACACCCCCTTACAATATCCTTTGTTAATTCCATCCGGAGAAGATGGGTATAGTCCAG TCGTGTATACTATTAAATTTCAAAAACGTGGACTCCCTCATGCCCATATAGTATTGTTCCGACATCGGGAGGACAAATTTCCTACAGCCGCAGATGTCGACAAAATCATTTCCGCGGAGATTCCTGATCCGACTACAGATCCCGTCTTACATAGTGTTGTTTGCGAGTATATGGTTCATGGACCGTGTGGTAAAGCAAAGCCCTCATGTCCGTGTATGGTCGGAGGCAAGTGCTCAAAATATTACCCAAAGCCGTGCACTGAGAGAACAACGGTTGACGGTGATGGGTACCCTATATACAAGAGAAGCAAGAAAGGAGTTACGGTGATTAAAGATGATGTGCCCCTGGGAAATGATTTTGTCATTCCATATAACTCTCAGTTGTTGTTTAAATATCGGGCTCATATCAATGTCGAATGGTGTAATCAATCTAGATCCATAAAGTACCTATTTAAGTACATTAACAAGGGCTCTGATCGAGTTACCATGCAGTCGTCTTACACACGACGTAATGAGGAGGACCCTGGTCGATTTGATGAGATTAACAGGTTTTACGATTGTCGATATCTCTCTGCATGTGAAGCCGCTTGGAGAATTTTTGGGTTTGATATCCACTACAGAACTCCTGCTGTTGAAAGGCTACAATACCATCTTCCGGATGAGCAACCTATTGTCTTCCACGATGATGATTGGGTTGATGAGGTCGTAGAAAATACTTCGCTCGGGGTGTCACAATTTCTTAATTGGATGGGCTGTAATAATTCGACAGTAGAAGAGAT AGTCTGGGACGAAACTTGGCAACTGCTATTGGACGACATCCTTCATAGGCAACGCACTATTCTTAACAATCAAG ATTTACAGCTTACCGATGAAGAgttgcaaaattatgcacttatTGATATTGAAAATTCTCTTCAAATAAATGGTAGTTCACTTCGTCGATTTGAGGGAATGTCGTTCCCAGACATGTCTGCAACGACACATCATCGAAATAGTTTAGTCATGGATGCGTTGTCGTACGATAGACAGTCCTTGAGTGAAGAACATGAGATTCAGTTATCTTCAATGACTGACGAGCAGAGGTTGGTGTTTAATGAAGTGATGGAAGCTGCTTTAAATAACAAAGGAGGGGTGTTCTTCGTTTATGGATATGGTGGAACTGGGAAAACTTTCCTTTGGAGAGCTTTGTGTGCTTGTTTCAGGAGTAAGGGCGATATTGTTGTGGCTGTTGCGTCAAGTGGAATTGCAGCAACATTGATACCAGGTGGTGTAACAGCTCATTCCACGTTTGGAATTTCCATTAATGTAACGGAGGATTCCATATGCTCCCGAATTAAGCCCGACAGTGATTTAGCTGAACTTTTGATACGTGCTAAACTCATAATATGGGACGAAGCACCGATGACTCATAAGCATTGCTTTGAGGCCCTTGATAAAAGTTTAAAAGATGTAATGCGTGTTTTGGACGTGGGAAATGCTGAAGTGCCGTTTGGTAGGAAAGTTGTGGTATCCGGGGGTGATTTTAGACAGACATTACCGGTtgtttcaaaaggaagtagagcAGATGTTGTGGCTGCATCCCTGTGTTCATCGTATTTATGGTCTTTCTGCAAG GTACTTAGATTGACCAAAAATATGCGATTGCAAGTTGGTAGTTCAACTGACAATGTTGAGGAGTTACGAAAATTCTCCGAATGGCTCTTGGAGATTGGAAATGGTATAGCAGGCAATGAAAGTGATGCAGAAGTTGATCTAGAATTACCAGCCGACTTACTAATTCAGGATGTGACGAATCCTATTAAGACATTAGTAGATGTCACTTATCCGGATCTGCTAGCACAATTGTGGAATCCGGAATATCTCCAACAAAGGGCAATCCTGGCCCCTACTCACGAGATTGTTGAATCAGTAAATGAATATGTTTTGTCGCTTATTAAAAAGGATGAGAGAATTTATTTAAGCTCCGATGAGGTGTGTAGTGATGACAGAGGTACAGGTGACGATGACATTCACTCTATTGAATTCCTCAACAGTATTAAATGTGCCGGACTCCCGAATCACCAGTTGAAGTTGAAGGTCGATACTATGGTGATGCTTCTGCGAAACATTGATCAATCACGTGGGTTGTGTAACGGCACGAGACTAATTGTGACTGATCTGGGGGCACGCGTGATAAGATGTACTGTCTTAACTGGTAGTCATAAAGGTGATAGAGTGCATATTGCTCGACTAACACTTACTCCATCGGATACCGGTAGATTTCCGACGTTTGATGAAAGACAATTCTCCATCGCTTGTTTGTTTTGCAATGACGATAAACAAGAGTCAAGGCCGCCTTTATCTCAGTCAAGATCTATCTTCCAAGACCAGTGTTTAGTCATGGCCAGCTTTATGTCGCACTTTCCAGGATCACCTGAAAAGAAGGcttga